Part of the Mycoplasmopsis columboralis genome, AGTTCCTTCTTGAATTCCTTCGACAATTTCTTTAATTGCTTTAGGCTGGTCACCGCTTGGTTTGTAATTTGAATGTAATTTAAAAAGACTCATGTTTTTATTATATATTTATTGGCTTAATTTATAATAAATGCAAATGAATTTACTTTGAGATAAAAATAACAATATAACAATTAAATCACAAATTGAGAAATCACTTTTTTAAAGAAAAACCACAACGATTGTAATTTACTTTTAAAAAAGAATGTTTTTGGAGTTGTGTCAGACACTTTAGAACAGGGATCTTATTATTTTTCTATTAAAATCAAAAATCACTCTCTAAGTACTATAAAAGATCAAATAAGACTCTTTTTAGAAAGTCAGTATAAAGATAAAGAAATAAAAGAGTGTCTTCAAGAGATTTTTAATATTTTAAATTCCTTATATATTCTCGATCATAAGACACTGGAAAACAAAAAACCTTCTTATGTTTGAAATAAATCACTTATTGATCAAATCTTACTAGTTTCTTATAAAGGAGCAAAAGCTCAATTAACTTAGAATGAACGTAATGAATTAATTATTTTAAAAGGAGCAGTCTTATCAGATCAAATTCCTTATAATAAGGATATTCTTTATCAATAGCAGCTATATTTACTAAAGCATCAAGAGATCAACACCAAGATAAGATTTCAAATTTTACAACTACTTCTAATGTAATATTAAAATCTCCTAACGAAGTTGGATATTTTCTATATTATGCTGGTTCTAATAGTTGAGAAATAACTCATACAAAAAACAACCAAACATTAGCAGAAATTTGTTTGGTAAAAAAATAAAAAAAATTTTTGTTGTTTTAATTTTTTGTATTATAATAATTAAGCAACAAACGCATGCGAGTGTAGTTTAATGGTAGAACTTCAGCCTTCCAAGCTGACTGTGAGGGTTCGATTCCCTTCACTCGCTCCATATCACTATTGACCGAGTACCTTTAAGGTACTTTTTATTTACTTGTGTCCCTACAAAAAGAAAGTACGCACTGAGTGCGTACTAGTAAATGTTAACAACATAACTTTATAGACAATGATAAGAAACGAGAGAGACAAAACTTATCTAGATATCTATAAAAAATAAAAGGGGATACTTGATAGAAAAATATAAGTAAATATATAAAATCAGTATGTGGAAAATATTAAGCGAGTACTCTTTCGTTTGAAAGAGGAGATCAACTAATGGATCTCAATATAATTATAAAGATTTAATTGCAGATTAATTGCAGAATGTTCAAAACTGGAAAATATTTTCACATTTTGGCATTTTGCAATTTTTAATTACCCTCAAACAAAAAACAATATAATTTAAAAATATGAGAAATTTCAAACTAGCTTTAGAATCGCAAAAAGAGCAAATAATTAACTTTTTATACGAAAAAAGTCCGTTTTTGAATACTTTTTTAATTTCTGATATTACTTTATTTGGTTTGCATAAAACTAATGATATTGCAACACACATCAACGATGGAAAATTAAGCGATGTCGTGCTATATTTTTATGGAAATTTAGTTATTTATTTAGAAAATTTAGATTTTAATGAACAACAATTTGCTGAAATTATTCAAAATCATCATGTAAAGAACATTTTGCTGGTAGGAGTTGATTATAAAGATTTAGTTAAAAAAATACAAAAATATGGCTTTGAATTTATTGTTCATCAAGAAACTTTTATGAAACTTAACAAAAAACTCTTTTTAAGTCAATATGATAATTATTTAACTACTTCAGTAGAATTTACCCCAAGCGATATTCCAAACATTATTGAGGCTCGTAATACCGTTAAAGAATTCCAAGGATTAGGAGAACAGTATCAAGATCCTAATTATTTGAGAAATTCATACAATAATGGGTCTTATTTTGGGTTTGTAGTTAAACAAAACAATCAAATACTTGCTCATGCTGCTTCTTCAGCTGCTACCGAACAAGCCGTAATGCTTGGGAGCATTTTCAGTGTAGAACAAGCACGGAATTTAGGATATGCTAAAGATTGCACTATTGCTTTATGCAAAAAAATCTTAAATCAAGATAAAACACCAATTTTATTTTGAGACAATCCTGCTGCCGGCCAATTATACAAACGACTTGGTTTTGAAGAAATTGGAAAATTTGTTGTTCTTATAAGAACAAATAATTAACAATAAATAAAGTATAATTTAAAAACTATTACATTAAGATGGAGAATATTATGTTTTCAGTAAAAAAAGTA contains:
- a CDS encoding GNAT family N-acetyltransferase is translated as MRNFKLALESQKEQIINFLYEKSPFLNTFLISDITLFGLHKTNDIATHINDGKLSDVVLYFYGNLVIYLENLDFNEQQFAEIIQNHHVKNILLVGVDYKDLVKKIQKYGFEFIVHQETFMKLNKKLFLSQYDNYLTTSVEFTPSDIPNIIEARNTVKEFQGLGEQYQDPNYLRNSYNNGSYFGFVVKQNNQILAHAASSAATEQAVMLGSIFSVEQARNLGYAKDCTIALCKKILNQDKTPILFWDNPAAGQLYKRLGFEEIGKFVVLIRTNN